The Terriglobales bacterium genomic sequence TATTGGGGTGCGGCCGCCGGTGTAAAGACGTTCTTTGCCCGTAGCTCCGACTGGGCACTGCTCGAGTGCCGCGAGAGACCGGAGCCCGACGTTCTGGAACGCTGCATCTTCAGGCATCGTAGGGCAGATGTGTATCTCGTTGCGGACGCTTATCGCGGAGACGAAATCCGGCACGCGCTCCTCAACTTCTTCGACGCCGCTGCTGGAGCTGCTCCAGAGACAATCACCTTATCGTCGACGACACAAGCAGGAAAGCCGGCCATCCATGGCGGGGCGAACTTAGTCGTCTATGTAGGGCACGATGGTCTGATGGATTTTCAGTTGCCGCAGGTAACACGCAAGAAGAACGAAATCCGTCGCGACGCAATCATCCTCGCATGCGCCAGCAAACAATACTTTGCCGAACCGTTGCGCACATCCGGCGCTTATCCCCTGTTATGGACTACGAATTTGATGGCTCCAGAGGCTTACACCCTGAAGAGCGCACTCGATGGCTGGATCGCTGGCGAAAAGAATGATCAGATCCGCGAACGAGCGGCAACAGCCTACGACAAATACCAGAAATGCGGCCATCCTGCCGCGCTCCGCCTGTTTGCCACCGGGTGGTAATCTGAAATTGTTCCGCGCCTACGGCGTTCTAAATTCTTCTCACGCGATCCCAACGCTTCCGCGATTGGCCTAATCCTCGGTTTTGCGCCTACGGCGCTCGCTTTTCGTTCTGCTCGCACATGTTCACGGCATCTCCCGCTCCTTAGGCGAAGTAACCGTAGTCTTCACCACTGGCCAAACTCACAGATGTTTTCCCAAACATCCGATACTACTTTTTCTGAGACTGTCATCCCTCGCTCCGCCAACATGCAGTTTGCAGTTCCAACCAACTGCAGTTGCGGAGCGGGGGATCTGCTGTTTCTTAAGCGGCACGAACAACAACAGATCCCCCGGCCCGCAGTAGCTTCGAGGAAGATCTACCTCCACCGTGCGGGCCGAGGGATGACAGTGTTAGTAGAGATTTCGCGCACTTCAAATTTCGGTCAGGCTACAACCTCCTGGCGCGTTTCCATGCGTTCAAGCTCTTCTCCTTGCTCCAAAGCCAGAAGCAGACCTTGAAACTCTGCCATCGTCGCCGCAAAGTGCGCCTGGGCAAAGTCTCGAGCTTCGATCTCTGACGCTTCGGGAAAGAATCTGCGATAAAGTCCGATCTTCTGAGACTCCGCAGCTTCTCCCATGAAGAGCTTGTAATCGATGCGTCCGTGACGCAGCAACGCCGGATCCAGCTCCTCGACCTTGTTCGTGGTCATTACAAACACCACATTCTCGGGAGCGTGGAAACCATCGAGAACGTTCAGCAGTCCCGAAAGCGTAACGTTGAGGCCTGCCGGGGAATCGTTCTTCTGATTCCCGCTTGTTGTCTCCTGCTTGCTACGTACCTCCTCCGCTCCCGGCCTGCGGTTGCCAGCCTTCATGCAGTCGATGTCCTCGAACAGAATGATCGAGTTCTCAGGGACATTGTTCATTGCGCTCTTGAGCGACCGATCGTTGAACTCGACCAGGTTCACGGCATAGATCGACATTCCGAACTTCGCCGCCACGGCCGAGACCAGCGATGTCTTTCCCGTTCCGGGAGGTCCGTAGAGTAGATACCCACGGTGATACGGCACTCCCAGCCGGCGATAACGCTCCCGCGATTCCCTGAACTTCTGGAGATCGAGAATCAGGTGCTCCTTCTCTCCCGGCCTCAGAATTACTGACTCCAGCAAGCGCGGCGCGTAGGCCTGAACGTAGTCCCACCCGTCGTCGTACACGTACAGGTACGAGGCTGTCTTTAGCTTCTTCTTGTGGCACGCTACGACTTCCTCGACGAACTTCTTCAGGAACTTCTGGTCCCTGCCGATGGTTCGAAAGGTAAGCGACTCGATGCGGCGCGTGCTCCTGCCCTGCGCTTCTTGGCCTCGGTAAAACCAAACCCAGAACGGACGACCAGCATGCCAGAACCAGTGCCTTCCCGGTGCGGGAATCAGAGCCAGCTCTTCGCCGCGAAGAGTTGTGTCGAGATCGAGATAACGAATTCGCTTCAGAAATTCCTGCTCCAGGAACCATTCCTTCACCCACACGAATGCCATGTCATCGTCCTTGACGGTGATCATCATCACCGTCTGTCGGACGATCCAGTACCAAAGCTGCAAGGGCAACTCGCGCAGATACACGCCGAGCCCGCCGACGATCATCAGCAGCAGTCCGCCAGAGGCAAACTGGTTTTGGCCGCTCAGAATGTGTTTCAAAAAATCCAACATACGTTCGTTTTCTAACCGGTCAATTTCCGGACGTGTTCAATTGGGACCGCCGCGCGGGTGTTGGTCGGCAACACGAAGCAGCCACACTCTTGCGAGACCCTAGATCGGTCGAGACACGACTCAATGTTCTCGTGTTTCCATCGAACACCGCGCGAGGGCGCGCGACGGTCCTCACGATTTACAGTCGAAGGAACCGCGGCTTGCGCCACCCAGCGATGTATTAGTTTTTGCGGAAGAGCGCCGAGAAGTCGGCTTAGTGCGACCGAAGCGACGCCCTAATGCAACCGCACCAATGTCTTGGTATCGGTTGCCCGCTTAGCGTTTTAGTTGTGAAATTCGCCAATTCGGGCGTCCTTTCGTAAGAAGATAATTCAAGATGCCATGAGGTTTGGTTTTTTGCAAGACCAAAATTGCACTGAAGAGAGGCGAACATGAAGGTCACGAAGGCAAAAGAGTAAGGTCACAAAGAAATCTTCGTGACCTCATCTGTTTCCTTCGTGACCGGAGCCTGCCCTGAGCGCAGTCGAACGGGTGTTCGCTCTTGGGTTTGCCTTTCTCAATCTCCCCCATGCGACAACGCCGCGGTTCTTTCTAACTTTTCCCATGAGAACGCTCGCCCGTCGATGGCTCGTTTGATTGTTTTGAAAAGAACTACTGAAAACACCTGGCGGTACGTGAAGCGCTGAATCCAAATGTCGGCGAGGAGCCAATAATCTTCGTGTTGGCGTGGGTCGCGGCGTTCTAGCGCGAATGCTAGCGATGAGGCGAGGAAATCGATGATGAGGAAGCTGACAAAATAAATCACCAACTTTTGGAAGGTTGCGGGATTGGCGGCGTAGGGATGGAAGTGGCGATCGATCAGATACCAGAGAGCACTGACGACGAACATCACGTCGATGAGCGGCGAGACGAGCGGGAGCATGATTTGGAAGATGACGATGTTCGGCAGCGCGAACCAGCCTAGCGCGCCGCGGCGGAGCAGGGCTCCGCGATGTTTCCAGACTGCCTGCAGGATGCCGAAGGACCAGCGGAAGCGCTGGCGCATCAGACCACGCGCGCTTACCGGGGCTTCGGTATAGGCGAGGGCGCGGTCTTCGTAGATTACTCGGTAGCCGCTGCGCAGCATGTTCATGGTCAGATCGGCGTCTTCGGCTACGGTGTTTACGTGATAGCCGCCTGCCTTGCGTACCGTTTCGGTACGCCACGCGCCTAGCGCGCCGGGAACCACCGTTACGGCGCCGAGGAGGTCGAGGGCGCGACGCTCGAAGTTCTGACTGGTGATGTATTCGAGCGCCTGCCAGCGCGTCCAGATATTCACGCGGTTTCCCACTTTGGCATTGCCGGCTACTGCTCCGATTCGTTGGTCCGCAAAGTGAGGGATCAGGCGGGCGATGGCTTCGCGGGCGATTACCGTGTCGGCGTCGATGCCGACGTAGAAATCTTCGGTCACGTGCTCCAGGCCGTAGTTCAACGCTTCGGCTTTGCCGGAGTTCGGCTTGGTCAACACAATCACTCTTCCAGCGTTGATTTCATTTTGGAACTTGTTGGTGGCGATCTCCAGCGTGCGGTCTTTCGAGCCGTCGTCGATGACGATCACCCGCAGGTTGGCATAGTGGGACGCGAGCACCGAGCGGATCGTGCGCTCGATGACCTTTTCTTCGTTATATGCGGGGATGAGAACAGCGACCGGCGGTTGAAACTTGGGATCGAGGTTCTGCGATGACGAGCCGCGGATGCGGTCGGTGGTGGCGAGTGCGCCAATAATAAGGAGGCGTCCGGTCATCAGGATGTCGCCGAGGAAGAAGATCATCTGCACGCCGATGAGGACGATGCTGAACATCCAGAAGGCCAGGTTGTCTACGCGCGCCGCCCACACTTCGCGCGGCGCCGTGAGTTCTGGCATCACCTGGGCTCGCGTCTGGTCGATGAGCGTCGACACAGGAACGATCTCGTAACCTCGGGCACGGATTCCGTCG encodes the following:
- a CDS encoding AAA family ATPase, with translation MLDFLKHILSGQNQFASGGLLLMIVGGLGVYLRELPLQLWYWIVRQTVMMITVKDDDMAFVWVKEWFLEQEFLKRIRYLDLDTTLRGEELALIPAPGRHWFWHAGRPFWVWFYRGQEAQGRSTRRIESLTFRTIGRDQKFLKKFVEEVVACHKKKLKTASYLYVYDDGWDYVQAYAPRLLESVILRPGEKEHLILDLQKFRESRERYRRLGVPYHRGYLLYGPPGTGKTSLVSAVAAKFGMSIYAVNLVEFNDRSLKSAMNNVPENSIILFEDIDCMKAGNRRPGAEEVRSKQETTSGNQKNDSPAGLNVTLSGLLNVLDGFHAPENVVFVMTTNKVEELDPALLRHGRIDYKLFMGEAAESQKIGLYRRFFPEASEIEARDFAQAHFAATMAEFQGLLLALEQGEELERMETRQEVVA